CTTAATTTCAACTCTTGATCAAATGAACTAATGACGTGTGACGGCGGTGTGTCTCCTCCAGGTGAGTGTGTTGTACTTCGCTAAGAGCGTGGAGCTGACCGGCCTGAAGGAGGAGGACATCGCCGCCGTGCCGACGCCAATCAGCGGCCTCGACCTGTGGAGGCTGTTGCTACAGCGACACCCCAGGTACTGCGACGCTGTGTCTCAATGACATCATAACAACTTGATTTAAATGAAAGTGGCGTTTGGCGGCTGCAGGGCGGAGACAGGATGAGACGTCAACACCCCGTGTCTCTGTGTTCAGACTCTCTCTCCTGCAGGGTCAGGTGGTGCTGGCCGTGCGTCAGCAGTACGTTGCCATCGGCGACCAGGTGGTGACCCTGAGAGACGGGGACGAGGTGGCCGTGGTGCCGCCGCTCAGCGGGGGGTAACCGGCTGTCAGACGGTAAGCTGCTTGGTGCTTCCTGCTGGACAGAAACTGATCAGGTCGTTAACGTCTGTGATGGCGCTTCCTGTCCCCGTTTAAAGAACCGCCTGCTGATTCATTCTGAGGCTGCGGACAACCAATCAGAGCGCTGCTGAGCTCACCTGGACACTCTCATGTTCTCAGATGGCCGAGTCGGCGGAGCGGAGAGACGTCTTCAAGCTGAGCCGTGATGGGCTGTCTGTACAGGAAGTGGTGGACGCCGTCAGCAGCCCGTCCTGCGGCGCCATTTCAGTTTTCATAggttcatattttatatttcagtgtttccgcagagcttttattttgaaatgtggcgAACCTGCTTCTGTAAGTATTTAATGTTTGAAATAATTTCATGAACGCGCGTGTCTGCGTGCAGGTACGACCCGCGAGGACCAGGTGGACGGCAGGAAGGTGGTCGGTCTGGAGTACGAGGCGTACGAGCTCATGGCCCAATCTGAGTTCACCAAGCTGTGTGCTGACATCAGAGCGCGCTGGCCAACCGTGACGCACATCTGCGTCCACCACCGGCTCGGGTGAGACGGCTCCCTGACAGAACTTCCTCCACGCACTGTCAGTATCAGCTGAGGGGGGAGGAGCTCAGACTCACCTGTGACCTTCCTCCCTCAGGTGGGTGGAGGTGGGCCAGGCCAGCGTTGCCATGGCGATCTCGTCTCCTCATCGCCAAGATGGCCAGCAGGCGATCCAGCACTGCATCAACCAGCTGAAGGCCAACATCCCCATCTGGAAGAAGGTAACGCGTCCGAGCCTGCGTCCTGATGGCGTCCTGATGGCGTTCAGGCAGGCTCCTTAGCCAAACTAAAATGGGTCGCCTCTGTGAGCAGATCTGATGAGTCACGACAGCATTAACCCGTTAATAATGCCTGAACCTGACAGCCAATTggaggcagagtagggcggggCTTTAGTTCAAGTCTTCTTCACTGCTAAAGGAAAGCGAGCCCGATGTTCGTTTACAGAGACCAGATGTGAAGCAGTGTAACGTCACCGGGACGTTTGCACAGCGGACGCATTTGTTCAGATACACGGTGTTAAAAAAGGCTCTGAGTTTATCTAACTGAAGCTAAAATGACCCTGAAACGTGGAGCCGGTCAGTAACTTTCAGCTGGTTGACAcgtttccgttctctccctgtgaactcGGGCGAGAAAGAAGTTGACCTGCAGGAGAGCAGATTCTTGTAGAGGTCACCTGCTGTTTCcttttacacaaataaaatcatttgCACCGTAAGTGTTGGTAGAAAATTcagcagaatgcaggaaataaagagtttaatgctcaaactgATGTGCAGAGGTGGAAAGGAGTGAATTACAAGTACTTTTTAAAGTCGTTTGTATAATCTGTAACTTTACTTGCGGCGTCCGCGGCCAGAGGAGGGGACGACACATTTATTTAGCATTATTGTTTGCATCTGAAGCaacacgttttacatccaatcaaagttctgatgttaacaaataaatcagacaatgaaaAAACTATTTA
The sequence above is drawn from the Micropterus dolomieu isolate WLL.071019.BEF.003 ecotype Adirondacks unplaced genomic scaffold, ASM2129224v1 contig_1431, whole genome shotgun sequence genome and encodes:
- the LOC123964263 gene encoding molybdopterin synthase catalytic subunit, which produces MAESAERRDVFKLSRDGLSVQEVVDAVSSPSCGAISVFIGTTREDQVDGRKVVGLEYEAYELMAQSEFTKLCADIRARWPTVTHICVHHRLGWVEVGQASVAMAISSPHRQDGQQAIQHCINQLKANIPIWKKEVYDSQDSSWKENAECSWSSGRKLYPDKLSTENS
- the LOC123964264 gene encoding molybdopterin synthase sulfur carrier subunit, translating into MTAQVSVLYFAKSVELTGLKEEDIAAVPTPISGLDLWRLLLQRHPRLSLLQGQVVLAVRQQYVAIGDQVVTLRDGDEVAVVPPLSGG